A stretch of Halomonas elongata DSM 2581 DNA encodes these proteins:
- the rnc gene encoding ribonuclease III, whose product MSNSLDIFSRRIGHRFAQPELLELAMTHRSYGGRNNERLEFLGDSIVNFVIAEDLFQRFPQAREGQLSRLRARLVKGQTLAELAREMSFGECLRLGSGEMKSGGHRRDSILADAVEAVIGAIYLDAGMDTARTRVLSWFAERLETINLQDTQKDPKTRLQEFLQSRQVALPRYEVISVEGEAHAQTFTVECHVEMLDEHTLGIGSSRRHAEQQAAEQALSQLEKGGPRA is encoded by the coding sequence GTGAGTAATTCCCTCGATATTTTCAGCCGCCGTATAGGGCATCGTTTTGCCCAGCCAGAACTGCTGGAACTGGCCATGACCCATCGCAGTTATGGCGGCCGCAACAATGAACGCCTGGAGTTTCTCGGCGACTCCATCGTCAACTTCGTCATCGCCGAAGATCTCTTCCAGCGTTTCCCCCAGGCGCGTGAAGGGCAGCTCTCGCGCCTGCGCGCCCGCCTGGTCAAGGGGCAGACCCTGGCCGAGCTGGCCCGGGAAATGTCGTTCGGCGAATGCCTTCGCCTGGGGTCGGGTGAAATGAAAAGCGGCGGTCATCGCCGTGACTCGATACTGGCCGATGCCGTGGAAGCGGTGATCGGCGCCATCTATCTGGATGCCGGCATGGATACCGCCCGGACCCGGGTGTTGTCCTGGTTCGCCGAGCGCCTGGAAACCATCAACCTCCAGGATACCCAGAAGGATCCCAAGACCCGCCTGCAGGAGTTCCTGCAGTCCCGGCAGGTCGCATTGCCGCGCTATGAGGTGATATCGGTGGAAGGCGAGGCCCATGCCCAGACCTTCACGGTCGAATGCCATGTGGAGATGCTCGACGAGCACACCCTGGGCATCGGCTCCAGCCGACGCCATGCCGAGCAGCAGGCCGCCGAACAAGCCTTGTCGCAACTCGAGAAAGGGGGACCGCGAGCATGA
- a CDS encoding hybrid sensor histidine kinase/response regulator, whose protein sequence is MSVKTRLMLCILVLPLILLGLLIVAVTELEHRHHQQQLAQRLSQVAGMLAPELDAALAEERQHALSPLATRLLDLDEVRALAIRDAEGKALLELGRLRNMPDGLLAREDALVKDGAQWRLRLPLSAANARLLLDIDASALPLAYYRQLASGGLLLLLVGLLLFLVAYSTARRLSQPLEEASESLARLAAGMTPEPLPMPVEAEFVQLVQRLNTLRDHLANAHDDLQTQVEQATQELQESMETIEVQNIELDLAHRRALDANRAKSEFLANMSHEIRTPLNGIIGFCRLLHRSELNARQREWLDHVRRACDNLLMLVNDVLDFSKIEAGRLELEHRPLDMVALVDEVLGLQAPQAQQKNLQLLGLVYDDVPGELFGDPLRIRQVLTNLVHNAVKFTDRGEVIVRVSVEDTSHNQTTLNVSVSDTGIGLSQACQRQLFDAFRQGETSHQRQFGGTGLGLAICRQLVEQMGGEISVDSESGQGSTFFFTLPLDAHDTSERPSEMDLAGARVAIAESHSLTRRTLHHLVSRWGGRPLGLDAAETDGAELALIGLTGEDLNGDALAGWRERLSRLDCPALLMVNASPSDLPDDPPLPHGGELLSKPLSRHALTEAIRRTRQATLPALPEVAADTATPPEDASRPWHILCVDDTESNRLLLKELILGAGSGVEVSLAASGEEALALARHTTFDLVLMDIRMQGMDGVETTRELRRLGGHWRRLPIIAVTAHVQDNQRRDLLDNGLDGMLEKPIDTAQLSQLMQHHLGIGVDSDVAEPTASPRAIREEDAELAEVDLALGTRLAGGREALAHQLLDQLIASLDETEANIRDATARGDDEALLNTIHALNGACRYCGVPRLALLVETLETRLRSRGGEAVEPLLPDLYAAMEGLRARGTYHASSTTKATANATSSDKDT, encoded by the coding sequence ATGTCCGTCAAGACACGCCTGATGCTCTGCATTCTCGTTCTGCCGCTGATCCTGCTGGGGCTGCTCATCGTCGCCGTCACCGAACTGGAGCATCGGCATCATCAACAGCAACTCGCCCAGCGCCTGAGCCAGGTCGCCGGCATGCTGGCCCCCGAGCTCGACGCAGCATTGGCCGAGGAGCGACAGCACGCCCTGTCGCCCCTTGCCACCCGGCTGCTCGACCTCGACGAGGTACGGGCCCTGGCCATACGTGACGCCGAAGGCAAGGCCCTTCTGGAGCTGGGCCGGCTGCGCAACATGCCCGACGGCCTGCTCGCCAGGGAGGATGCGCTGGTCAAGGACGGCGCCCAGTGGCGACTTCGTCTGCCATTGTCGGCCGCCAACGCCCGTCTGCTCCTCGATATCGATGCCTCGGCACTGCCACTGGCCTATTATCGCCAGTTGGCCAGTGGCGGCCTGCTGCTGCTGCTCGTCGGACTGCTGTTGTTCCTGGTCGCCTACTCGACGGCCCGCCGACTCAGCCAGCCCCTCGAGGAGGCCAGCGAGAGCCTGGCACGCCTGGCCGCCGGCATGACTCCCGAGCCACTGCCAATGCCTGTCGAGGCCGAATTCGTCCAGCTCGTGCAGCGTCTCAACACCCTGCGGGATCACCTGGCCAATGCCCACGACGACCTGCAGACCCAGGTCGAACAGGCGACCCAGGAACTGCAGGAGTCCATGGAAACCATCGAGGTCCAGAACATCGAGCTCGACCTGGCCCACCGTCGAGCCCTGGACGCCAACCGTGCCAAATCGGAATTCCTGGCCAACATGAGCCACGAGATCCGCACGCCCCTCAACGGCATCATCGGCTTCTGTCGGCTGCTGCACCGCTCGGAGCTGAACGCACGACAGCGCGAATGGCTGGATCACGTTCGACGCGCCTGCGACAACCTGCTGATGCTGGTCAACGATGTTCTCGACTTTTCCAAGATCGAGGCCGGTCGTCTGGAACTGGAACACCGCCCGCTGGACATGGTCGCCCTGGTCGATGAAGTGCTGGGCCTCCAGGCCCCCCAGGCGCAGCAAAAGAACCTGCAGCTGCTCGGCCTGGTGTATGACGACGTCCCCGGGGAGCTGTTCGGCGATCCACTGCGCATCCGGCAAGTGCTGACCAACCTGGTTCACAATGCCGTCAAGTTCACCGACCGGGGCGAGGTCATCGTGCGCGTCTCGGTGGAAGACACCAGCCACAACCAGACCACGCTGAATGTCTCGGTCAGCGACACCGGCATCGGCCTGTCGCAGGCCTGCCAGCGGCAACTCTTCGACGCCTTCCGTCAGGGCGAGACCAGCCACCAGCGCCAGTTCGGCGGTACCGGCCTGGGGCTGGCCATCTGCCGCCAGCTCGTCGAACAGATGGGCGGCGAGATCAGCGTCGACAGCGAGTCCGGCCAGGGATCGACCTTTTTCTTCACGCTACCCCTGGATGCCCATGACACCAGCGAGCGTCCCAGCGAAATGGACCTGGCCGGTGCTCGCGTGGCGATCGCCGAATCCCACTCCCTGACCCGGCGCACCCTGCACCACCTCGTATCGCGCTGGGGAGGCCGCCCCCTCGGACTCGACGCTGCCGAAACCGACGGTGCCGAGCTCGCCCTGATCGGCCTGACCGGCGAGGACTTGAACGGCGACGCCCTGGCCGGCTGGCGGGAGCGACTGTCGCGGCTCGACTGCCCCGCCCTGTTGATGGTCAATGCCAGCCCCTCCGATCTGCCCGACGACCCGCCATTGCCTCATGGCGGCGAGCTTTTGAGCAAACCGCTGTCGCGCCACGCCCTGACCGAGGCGATTCGTCGTACCCGGCAAGCGACGCTGCCCGCTCTCCCGGAAGTGGCGGCGGATACCGCGACGCCTCCCGAGGATGCCTCACGCCCCTGGCATATCCTCTGCGTGGACGATACCGAGTCCAACCGGCTGCTGCTCAAGGAGTTGATCCTGGGCGCCGGCAGCGGGGTCGAGGTCAGCCTGGCGGCCAGCGGCGAGGAAGCCCTTGCCCTGGCCCGACACACCACCTTCGATCTGGTCCTGATGGACATTCGCATGCAAGGCATGGACGGCGTGGAGACCACCCGCGAGCTGCGCCGCCTGGGCGGTCACTGGCGACGCCTGCCGATCATTGCCGTCACGGCTCACGTTCAGGACAATCAGCGCCGCGACCTGCTGGACAACGGCCTGGACGGCATGCTGGAAAAGCCGATCGATACCGCCCAGCTATCCCAATTGATGCAGCATCATCTCGGCATCGGCGTCGACAGCGACGTGGCCGAACCCACGGCATCACCCCGCGCGATCCGCGAGGAAGACGCGGAACTGGCCGAAGTCGACCTGGCACTCGGCACGCGCCTCGCGGGAGGGCGCGAAGCACTGGCCCACCAACTGCTCGATCAATTGATCGCCTCGCTCGACGAAACCGAGGCGAATATCCGCGACGCCACTGCAAGGGGCGACGACGAAGCGCTGCTCAACACCATCCACGCCCTCAACGGCGCCTGCCGCTACTGCGGCGTGCCGCGCCTGGCCCTGCTGGTGGAAACGCTCGAAACCCGACTGCGCTCACGCGGCGGCGAAGCCGTGGAGCCCCTGCTGCCGGATCTCTACGCCGCCATGGAAGGCCTGCGCGCCCGGGGCACCTATCACGCTTCCAGTACCACGAAGGCCACGGCAAACGCGACCTCGTCCGACAAGGACACATGA
- the lepB gene encoding signal peptidase I, giving the protein MDFALLLVVAVAVTGLIWLLDLVWWRPARRARLTADVEAGTTEGIDPAAREKALKDPWPVDYARSFFPVLLVVLLLRSFLVEPFQIPSGSMRPTLEVGDFILVNKFAYGLRLPVINTKVVELGEPERGDVMVFRFPEDPSVNFIKRVIGLPGDHIRYEDKQLYVNGEPVPKQLLEAGPKEEPDELLMEEQLGEVTHDIYNNPRDPGPQVREIVVPEDHYFAMGDNRDHSNDSRYWGFVPEANVVGKAFAVWMHWDGGLPSFTDVRGIH; this is encoded by the coding sequence ATGGATTTTGCACTTCTGCTGGTAGTGGCGGTGGCGGTCACCGGGCTGATCTGGTTGCTCGACCTGGTCTGGTGGCGTCCGGCGCGCCGCGCGCGCCTGACCGCCGACGTAGAGGCCGGCACCACCGAGGGCATCGACCCCGCAGCGCGCGAGAAGGCACTCAAGGACCCCTGGCCGGTGGATTACGCTCGCTCGTTCTTTCCCGTGCTGCTGGTGGTCCTGCTGCTGCGCAGCTTCCTGGTCGAGCCGTTCCAGATTCCCTCTGGATCGATGCGTCCGACGCTGGAAGTGGGGGATTTCATCCTCGTCAACAAGTTCGCCTATGGGCTGAGGCTGCCGGTCATCAATACCAAGGTCGTCGAGCTAGGCGAGCCCGAGCGTGGCGATGTCATGGTATTTCGCTTTCCCGAGGACCCTTCGGTGAACTTCATCAAGCGCGTGATCGGCCTGCCGGGCGATCATATTCGCTATGAGGACAAGCAGCTTTACGTCAATGGCGAACCGGTGCCCAAACAGTTGCTCGAAGCGGGGCCGAAAGAGGAACCCGATGAGTTGTTGATGGAAGAGCAACTGGGCGAGGTGACCCACGATATCTACAATAATCCTCGTGACCCGGGGCCGCAGGTACGTGAAATCGTGGTGCCGGAGGATCACTATTTTGCCATGGGAGACAACCGCGACCACTCCAACGACAGCCGCTACTGGGGGTTTGTCCCCGAAGCCAACGTCGTGGGCAAGGCCTTTGCCGTGTGGATGCACTGGGATGGTGGTCTGCCGAGTTTCACTGACGTGCGTGGTATCCACTGA
- the lepA gene encoding translation elongation factor 4, whose translation MTDTDNRKIINGIRNFSIIAHIDHGKSTLADRLIQTCGGLTERELKEQVLDSMDLERERGITIKAQSVTLDYHAQDGNVYQLNFIDTPGHVDFSYEVSRSLYACEGALLVVDAAQGVEAQSVANCYTAIEQGLEVLPVLNKMDLPQADPAKVGEEIEEIIGLDATDACQVSAKSGLGIDELLERLVRDIPPPKGDPEKPLQALIIDSWFDNYLGVVSLVRIFDGTLKKSDKIRISSTGRDWQATEVGIFTPQRRQTDVLRAGEVGFVVAGIKDIQGAPVGDTITHAKTPDVPRLPGFQKVKPQVYAGMFPVSSDDYEDFRDALEKLALNDASLDYEPENSDAMGFGFRVGFLGTLHMEIVQERLEREYDLDLLTTAPTVVYELVMKNGEIRYVSNPSKLPDMADVEEMREPVVRASILVPQDFVGNVIAECEQRRGTQLDMLFLGSQIQLTYELPMSEVVMDFFDRLKSISKGYASLEYNFERFEAANLSRLDVLINGDRVDALAVIIHRDHAHSRGRALVEKMKELIPRQMFDVAIQAAIGGQVVARSTVKALRKNVTAKCYGGDTTRKKKLLEKQKAGKKRMKQVGRVEIPQDAFLAVLKVND comes from the coding sequence ATGACAGATACTGATAATCGCAAGATAATCAACGGAATACGGAATTTTTCGATCATCGCGCACATCGACCACGGCAAGTCGACCCTGGCCGATCGCCTGATTCAGACCTGCGGCGGGCTCACCGAGCGTGAACTCAAGGAGCAGGTGCTCGATTCGATGGATCTCGAGCGTGAGCGGGGCATCACCATCAAGGCCCAGTCGGTGACGCTTGATTATCACGCTCAGGACGGCAACGTCTATCAGCTCAACTTCATCGACACGCCGGGGCACGTCGATTTCTCCTATGAAGTGTCGCGTTCGCTGTATGCCTGCGAAGGGGCACTGCTGGTGGTGGATGCTGCCCAGGGCGTCGAGGCCCAGTCGGTGGCCAACTGCTACACGGCCATCGAGCAGGGGCTCGAGGTTCTGCCGGTGCTCAACAAGATGGATCTTCCCCAGGCTGATCCGGCCAAGGTGGGCGAAGAGATCGAGGAAATCATCGGGTTGGATGCCACCGATGCCTGCCAGGTGTCCGCCAAGAGCGGCCTGGGCATCGATGAGCTGCTGGAGCGCCTGGTGCGCGATATTCCGCCGCCCAAGGGCGACCCCGAGAAGCCCCTGCAGGCATTGATCATCGACTCCTGGTTCGACAATTACCTCGGCGTGGTGTCGCTGGTGCGCATCTTTGATGGCACCTTGAAGAAGAGCGACAAGATCCGCATCAGCTCGACCGGCCGTGATTGGCAGGCCACCGAAGTGGGGATCTTCACGCCGCAGCGCCGCCAGACCGATGTCTTGCGTGCCGGCGAGGTGGGCTTCGTGGTCGCCGGCATCAAGGACATTCAGGGTGCCCCGGTGGGCGATACCATCACTCATGCCAAGACGCCCGACGTGCCGCGGCTGCCGGGCTTCCAGAAGGTCAAGCCCCAGGTCTATGCCGGCATGTTCCCGGTCAGTTCCGATGACTACGAGGACTTCCGCGACGCCCTGGAGAAGCTGGCCCTCAACGATGCCTCCCTGGATTACGAACCGGAAAACTCCGATGCCATGGGCTTCGGCTTCCGGGTCGGCTTCCTCGGTACGCTGCACATGGAGATCGTCCAGGAGCGCCTCGAGCGTGAGTATGACCTGGATCTGCTGACCACGGCGCCGACGGTGGTCTATGAGCTCGTCATGAAGAATGGCGAGATCCGCTATGTCTCCAATCCTTCGAAGTTGCCCGACATGGCCGACGTGGAGGAGATGCGCGAGCCCGTCGTGCGTGCCAGCATCCTGGTGCCGCAGGACTTCGTCGGCAATGTCATCGCCGAGTGCGAGCAACGGCGCGGCACCCAACTGGACATGCTGTTCCTGGGCAGCCAGATTCAGTTGACCTATGAGTTGCCCATGTCCGAGGTGGTCATGGACTTCTTCGACCGCCTGAAGTCCATCTCCAAGGGCTATGCCTCGCTCGAGTACAATTTCGAGCGTTTCGAGGCTGCCAATCTGTCGCGTCTCGACGTGCTGATCAATGGTGACCGCGTCGATGCCCTGGCGGTGATCATCCATCGCGACCATGCCCACTCCCGGGGTCGGGCGCTGGTCGAGAAGATGAAGGAACTGATTCCTCGGCAGATGTTCGATGTCGCCATCCAGGCGGCGATCGGTGGCCAGGTCGTGGCGCGTTCCACCGTCAAGGCGTTGCGCAAGAACGTGACCGCCAAGTGTTATGGCGGCGATACGACCCGCAAGAAGAAGCTGCTCGAGAAGCAGAAGGCGGGCAAGAAACGCATGAAGCAGGTCGGCCGGGTGGAAATTCCCCAGGATGCCTTCCTTGCCGTGCTCAAGGTGAATGACTAG
- the pdxJ gene encoding pyridoxine 5'-phosphate synthase, producing MHPPRILLGVNIDHVATLRQARGTRYPDPVQAALLAEEAGADGITVHLREDRRHIQERDVRLLAEVLNTRMNLEMAVTEAMVAFAEEVRPAHVCLVPEKREELTTEGGLDVAGGLDGVSDACRRLAAVGCEVSLFIDPTPEQVEAAAKAGAPTIELHTGAYAEASGEAARQEHARLVAAAEMAAELGLIVNAGHGLNYHNVEAIAAIPGIHELNIGHALIARALFVGLKEAVAEMKRLAIAGQEAGLLAALDEHDHDHEHDHEHGHDDTADDGA from the coding sequence ATGCATCCTCCCCGCATCCTGCTCGGTGTCAACATCGACCATGTCGCCACTCTGCGCCAGGCGCGTGGCACGCGTTATCCCGACCCTGTCCAGGCGGCCTTGCTGGCCGAGGAAGCCGGTGCCGATGGCATCACCGTTCATCTGCGCGAGGATCGTCGGCATATCCAGGAGCGCGACGTGCGGCTGCTGGCCGAGGTACTCAACACGCGCATGAATCTGGAGATGGCCGTCACCGAGGCGATGGTGGCGTTTGCCGAGGAAGTACGTCCGGCCCATGTCTGCCTGGTGCCCGAGAAGCGCGAGGAGTTGACCACCGAAGGCGGCCTCGACGTGGCCGGCGGCCTGGACGGCGTGAGCGATGCCTGTCGCCGGCTGGCGGCGGTCGGCTGTGAGGTCTCGCTGTTCATCGATCCGACGCCGGAGCAGGTCGAGGCGGCTGCCAAGGCCGGCGCACCGACGATCGAGCTGCATACCGGCGCCTATGCCGAGGCGAGCGGCGAGGCGGCCCGTCAGGAGCATGCCCGGCTGGTGGCCGCCGCCGAAATGGCCGCCGAGCTGGGTCTGATCGTCAATGCCGGCCATGGCCTGAATTATCACAACGTTGAAGCCATCGCGGCGATTCCGGGTATTCACGAGCTCAATATCGGTCACGCCTTGATCGCCCGGGCGCTTTTCGTCGGTCTCAAGGAGGCGGTGGCCGAGATGAAGCGGCTGGCGATCGCCGGTCAGGAGGCGGGACTGCTGGCCGCGCTCGACGAGCACGACCATGACCACGAACATGACCACGAACATGGGCATGACGATACGGCTGACGACGGCGCATGA
- the acpS gene encoding holo-ACP synthase, whose product MIIGIGTDIARVARFERAIERHGERFVTRLLGEDERAVFRDRGLSADYVAKRFAAKEAFVKALGTGLRHGMRWTEIQVINDASGRPVLKLSGRAEELATASGVRGLHVSLSDEVAFAVAFVVLEA is encoded by the coding sequence ATGATCATCGGAATCGGGACCGATATTGCCAGGGTGGCGCGCTTCGAGCGCGCCATCGAGCGTCATGGCGAACGTTTCGTCACACGGCTGCTGGGCGAGGACGAGCGTGCGGTATTTCGCGACCGTGGGCTGTCGGCGGACTATGTGGCCAAACGCTTCGCCGCCAAGGAAGCCTTCGTCAAGGCATTGGGCACCGGCCTGCGCCACGGCATGCGCTGGACCGAAATCCAGGTGATCAATGATGCATCGGGGCGTCCCGTCCTGAAGCTGTCGGGCCGGGCCGAGGAACTGGCCACGGCCTCGGGGGTGCGGGGGCTTCATGTGTCCTTGTCGGACGAGGTCGCGTTTGCCGTGGCCTTCGTGGTACTGGAAGCGTGA
- the cysM gene encoding cysteine synthase CysM — MQFPTLEDTIGHTPLVRLKRITAGHNNTLLAKLEGNNPAGSVKDRPALSMLDQAEKRGTIAPGDTLVEATSGNTGIALAMAAAIKGYRMVLIMPESASNERKQAMAAYGAKLIEVSKEGGMEEARDLAETMIARGEGKPLDQFANPDNPLAHYQTTAPELWEQTGGTITHFVSSMGTTGTIMGVSQRLKEYNPEVEIVGLQPEDGASIAGIRRWPEAYLPRIFDASRVDKVLDIGQYEAEEHMRRLAREEGIFAGVSSGGALAGALRVAETVENAVIVFIVCDRGDRYLSTGLFAPEI, encoded by the coding sequence ATGCAATTCCCCACCCTGGAGGACACCATCGGCCATACGCCGCTGGTTCGCCTCAAGCGTATCACCGCCGGGCACAACAACACGCTGCTGGCGAAGCTCGAGGGTAACAATCCCGCCGGCTCGGTGAAGGATCGTCCGGCGCTGTCGATGCTCGATCAGGCCGAGAAGCGTGGCACCATCGCCCCCGGGGACACCCTCGTCGAGGCCACGTCCGGCAATACCGGCATCGCGCTGGCGATGGCCGCCGCCATCAAGGGCTATCGGATGGTGCTGATCATGCCGGAAAGCGCCTCGAACGAGCGCAAGCAAGCCATGGCCGCCTATGGCGCCAAGCTCATCGAGGTCAGCAAGGAAGGCGGCATGGAAGAGGCCCGCGACCTGGCCGAGACGATGATCGCCCGGGGCGAAGGCAAGCCGCTCGACCAGTTCGCCAACCCCGACAATCCGCTGGCGCATTACCAGACGACCGCGCCGGAGCTCTGGGAGCAGACCGGCGGCACCATCACCCACTTCGTCAGTTCGATGGGCACCACCGGCACCATCATGGGCGTGTCGCAGCGTCTCAAGGAATACAATCCCGAGGTGGAGATCGTCGGCCTGCAGCCCGAGGATGGGGCGAGCATCGCCGGTATCCGTCGTTGGCCGGAGGCGTACCTGCCGCGTATCTTCGACGCCTCGCGGGTCGACAAGGTGCTGGACATCGGCCAGTACGAGGCCGAGGAGCACATGCGTCGCCTGGCCAGGGAGGAAGGCATCTTCGCCGGCGTCTCCTCTGGAGGCGCCCTGGCCGGCGCGCTGCGCGTTGCCGAAACGGTCGAGAATGCCGTGATCGTCTTCATCGTCTGCGACCGTGGGGATCGCTATCTGTCCACCGGTCTGTTCGCTCCGGAGATCTGA
- the recO gene encoding DNA repair protein RecO: protein MTPEPAYLLHKRPYRETSALVELLTFHHGRVRAVARGVQRPGSRLRAVLQPFAPLHVTWSGSGDLKRLGLMESRGSAAMLVGEGLLCGLYANELLARLLPVEMPVDDVFAFYAAALDALPQPSGRAVALRRLELSLLEALDAEPRFGGPDGQALESQTRYVFDAASRAFVPGERGIDGRTLKLLATGDWNAAGLAGPAKAVMRAALAPLLGSRPLRSRELMRQLATSRLRRET from the coding sequence ATGACTCCTGAACCGGCTTATCTGCTGCATAAACGCCCTTACCGCGAGACCAGCGCCCTGGTGGAATTGCTGACCTTCCATCATGGGCGCGTACGGGCCGTGGCGCGCGGCGTGCAGCGGCCGGGAAGCCGACTGCGTGCCGTGCTTCAGCCGTTCGCCCCCTTGCATGTCACCTGGAGCGGCAGCGGCGACCTCAAGCGCCTGGGGCTGATGGAGAGTCGTGGCTCGGCCGCCATGCTGGTGGGCGAGGGGCTGCTGTGCGGGCTATATGCCAACGAGCTGCTGGCGCGGTTGCTGCCGGTCGAGATGCCGGTCGACGATGTCTTCGCCTTCTATGCCGCCGCTCTCGATGCGCTGCCCCAGCCAAGTGGCCGGGCGGTGGCGCTGCGGCGTCTCGAGCTGTCCCTGCTCGAGGCGCTGGATGCCGAACCTCGCTTCGGCGGCCCCGATGGCCAGGCGCTGGAGTCGCAGACGCGCTACGTCTTCGATGCCGCCTCGCGGGCCTTCGTCCCCGGCGAACGCGGAATCGACGGGCGCACCCTCAAGCTGCTCGCGACGGGCGACTGGAACGCCGCTGGTCTCGCTGGACCGGCCAAGGCGGTGATGCGGGCGGCCCTGGCACCTCTGCTGGGCAGTCGACCGCTGCGCTCGCGTGAACTGATGCGCCAACTCGCCACCTCCCGGCTTCGCCGCGAGACATGA
- the era gene encoding GTPase Era: MTQTCGFVAIVGRPNVGKSTLMNHILGQKISITSRRPQTTRHQVMGIKTEGDAQFIYVDTPGIHLLEKDRNKAINRFMNQAATQALRDVDCVIFIIDRTRWTAEDQVVLERLATVEAPVILAVNKVDRLNDKSTLLPWLDEVRGRREFAAIVPIAAKHGTNVAELEAEVAKYLPESVHYFPDDQVTDRSLRFLAAELVREKIMRQLGDELPYQMTVEIEEFREEGKVTHISALIMVERQGQKKILIGDRGERIKKIGRDARLELERIVGTKVMLNLWVKVKRGWSDDDRALKSLGYDLD, translated from the coding sequence ATGACCCAGACCTGTGGTTTCGTGGCGATCGTCGGGCGCCCCAATGTCGGCAAGTCGACACTGATGAATCATATTCTCGGCCAGAAGATCTCGATCACCTCGCGGCGTCCGCAGACGACCCGCCACCAGGTGATGGGCATCAAGACCGAGGGTGACGCCCAGTTCATCTATGTCGACACGCCGGGCATTCACCTGCTCGAGAAGGATCGCAACAAGGCGATCAACCGTTTCATGAACCAGGCCGCCACCCAGGCTCTGCGGGATGTGGACTGCGTGATCTTCATCATCGATCGCACCCGCTGGACCGCCGAGGATCAGGTCGTCCTGGAGCGGCTGGCCACGGTCGAGGCGCCGGTGATCCTGGCAGTGAACAAGGTCGACCGGCTCAACGACAAGTCGACCCTGCTGCCCTGGCTGGATGAGGTGCGTGGACGCCGCGAGTTCGCCGCCATCGTGCCCATCGCCGCCAAGCACGGTACCAATGTGGCCGAGCTCGAGGCCGAAGTGGCCAAGTATCTGCCTGAAAGCGTGCACTATTTCCCCGACGACCAGGTGACCGATCGCAGCCTGCGCTTCCTGGCCGCCGAACTGGTGCGCGAGAAGATCATGCGTCAGCTCGGTGATGAGCTTCCCTACCAGATGACCGTCGAGATCGAGGAGTTCCGGGAAGAGGGCAAGGTCACGCACATCAGTGCGCTGATCATGGTGGAGCGTCAAGGACAGAAGAAGATCCTGATCGGCGATCGTGGCGAGCGGATCAAGAAGATCGGTCGCGACGCCCGGCTCGAGCTGGAACGGATCGTCGGTACCAAGGTCATGCTCAATCTCTGGGTCAAGGTCAAGCGGGGCTGGTCCGACGACGACCGGGCCTTGAAGAGCCTCGGCTATGATCTAGATTGA